The proteins below are encoded in one region of Candidatus Neomarinimicrobiota bacterium:
- a CDS encoding CBS domain-containing protein codes for MQNEFDDELTRMDELENASDMTLNKALSLDDTISSLELRDHPTVQTGTSLQSVIDILRKKKVGCVMVESGGKIVGVMTERDFLLRAISKGLDTEKEIIDDYMTSNPETLQANDPIAFALNKMHVFGIRHIPIINQDNSIHGMVSVKDVIAHIGNYFADQIVNLPPQPDRKALDRPEGG; via the coding sequence ATGCAAAACGAATTTGATGATGAATTAACCCGAATGGATGAATTGGAAAATGCTTCTGATATGACACTTAATAAAGCTTTGTCTCTTGATGATACCATTTCAAGTCTTGAATTAAGGGACCATCCCACTGTGCAAACGGGCACAAGCCTTCAATCGGTTATTGATATTCTCCGAAAGAAAAAAGTGGGCTGTGTCATGGTTGAATCTGGTGGAAAAATTGTAGGCGTTATGACAGAGCGGGATTTCTTGTTGCGGGCCATTTCCAAAGGATTGGATACGGAAAAAGAGATTATTGATGATTACATGACTTCCAATCCAGAAACACTCCAGGCCAATGATCCCATCGCCTTTGCCCTAAATAAAATGCATGTATTTGGTATCCGCCACATTCCAATTATAAATCAGGATAATTCCATTCATGGCATGGTTTCTGTGAAAGATGTGATTGCCCATATCGGTAACTATTTTGCAGATCAAATTGTGAATTTACCCCCGCAACCAGACCGAAAGGCTTTGGATCGTCCAGAGGGGGGATAA
- a CDS encoding citrate (Si)-synthase, whose product MLQKVLTEKISQWQDEIRSIIKEKGDVKISDVTVSQAYGGMRGIKGLTCETSAVSADKGLIIRGYPLLDITHISPEEVFYLLLTGDLPDANALSDIQNQLREHQEVPDYVWNILEAMPENSHPMTMFTTAIQSMQVDSLFASKYDEGIPKADFWKWTLEDGLRLVAKLTGIGAGIYRMRFNKGGRIAHNNSLDWAGNFAHMLGIEDDDFKKLMQLYLMLHCDHEGGNVSAFSALTVASALSSPYLSVSAGLNGLAGPLHGLANQECLKFVLEVRDHFNGAPSTEELKQFCWDRLNNGRVIPGYGHAVLRCPDPRFTAFVDFGKEHIQDDDIFSIVGSLFEVAPPVLQEQGKAKNPWPNVDAASGSLLYYYGLKEFNYYTVLFSISRAMGMISQMVINRALGIPITRPKSVTSEWIKQNA is encoded by the coding sequence ATGCTTCAGAAAGTACTTACAGAAAAAATCTCCCAATGGCAGGATGAAATCCGGTCAATTATAAAAGAAAAGGGGGATGTGAAAATTAGTGATGTGACGGTTTCCCAGGCCTATGGCGGGATGCGTGGCATCAAGGGGCTCACTTGTGAAACGTCTGCTGTTTCTGCCGATAAGGGGCTCATCATCCGTGGTTATCCATTATTGGATATCACCCATATTTCACCGGAAGAAGTTTTCTATCTTTTACTTACTGGTGATTTGCCAGATGCGAATGCGCTTTCCGATATACAAAATCAACTAAGGGAGCACCAAGAAGTCCCAGATTATGTTTGGAATATTTTGGAAGCAATGCCGGAGAATTCCCATCCCATGACCATGTTCACCACGGCTATCCAAAGTATGCAAGTGGACAGTCTTTTTGCCAGCAAATATGATGAAGGTATACCCAAAGCTGATTTTTGGAAATGGACATTAGAAGATGGGCTTCGATTGGTGGCTAAACTTACAGGCATCGGTGCCGGTATTTATAGAATGCGGTTTAATAAAGGTGGCCGAATCGCCCATAATAATTCTTTAGACTGGGCAGGAAATTTTGCCCATATGCTGGGGATAGAGGATGATGATTTCAAGAAATTGATGCAACTTTATCTTATGCTCCATTGCGACCATGAAGGTGGAAATGTAAGCGCATTTAGTGCCTTGACTGTGGCATCGGCACTTTCGTCTCCTTATTTATCAGTTTCAGCTGGACTTAATGGTCTCGCTGGACCTCTCCATGGATTGGCGAACCAGGAATGTTTAAAATTCGTATTGGAAGTACGAGATCATTTTAATGGCGCACCTTCTACCGAAGAACTGAAACAATTTTGCTGGGACAGATTGAATAATGGACGGGTTATCCCTGGATATGGCCATGCAGTTTTACGCTGCCCTGATCCTCGCTTTACTGCCTTTGTAGATTTTGGAAAAGAACATATTCAAGATGATGATATTTTTTCAATCGTCGGTTCTCTTTTTGAAGTTGCTCCACCCGTTCTTCAGGAACAAGGGAAAGCAAAAAATCCATGGCCTAACGTGGATGCCGCTTCCGGATCATTGCTTTATTATTATGGCCTGAAAGAATTCAATTATTATACGGTGCTGTTTAGTATATCCCGCGCCATGGGAATGATCTCTCAGATGGTCATTAATAGAGCACTTGGGATTCCCATTACGCGGCCCAAATCTGTTACATCTGAATGGATAAAACAAAATGCCTGA
- a CDS encoding HAD-IB family phosphatase, which yields MIIDFDSTFIAKESLDELAHTSLIDHPERTERLEKIESLTNAGMTGEISFDESLSQRMSLLDANRDNVRAVTMALSKKVTPSFERNRSFIQENASHIIIISGGFREMIIPIVSMFGITTEYVFANEFIYDENNHIEGVNSKNVLAQPGGKVAQAKALGLSGKIHVMGDGFTDYQLKSEGPATQFYAFVENIRRENVCSLADGILSNFDEYVNIVVD from the coding sequence TTGATCATCGACTTCGACAGCACTTTCATTGCCAAAGAATCTTTGGATGAATTGGCCCATACTTCACTTATAGACCATCCGGAAAGAACCGAACGATTAGAAAAAATTGAAAGTTTGACCAATGCTGGTATGACTGGAGAGATATCCTTTGATGAATCTCTATCACAACGAATGTCCTTGCTTGACGCTAACCGAGATAATGTTCGTGCCGTTACTATGGCTTTATCCAAAAAAGTAACACCATCATTTGAAAGAAATCGGTCTTTTATTCAAGAAAATGCATCACATATTATTATAATCTCTGGTGGTTTTCGGGAAATGATCATTCCAATTGTGTCGATGTTTGGCATTACTACCGAGTACGTATTTGCCAATGAATTTATTTATGATGAAAATAATCATATTGAAGGGGTGAATTCAAAAAATGTCCTTGCTCAACCCGGTGGAAAAGTTGCTCAGGCAAAGGCATTAGGACTATCGGGGAAAATTCATGTAATGGGGGATGGCTTTACAGATTACCAATTGAAATCGGAAGGGCCGGCAACACAGTTTTATGCCTTTGTAGAAAATATCCGCCGGGAGAATGTTTGCAGTCTTGCGGATGGCATTTTATCCAATTTTGATGAATACGTCAATATTGTCGTCGATTAG
- a CDS encoding phosphocholine cytidylyltransferase family protein gives MKAIILAAGVSRRLYPLTYEIPKCLIEVGDKPILNHQLEALESCGITDIIMVLGYYREAIMTHVQSQFPDINFEFVINHHYFETNTAYSLRLCNKSLNGNPFVLMNADVLYPKEVLKRVINSAYDTALAVEIKPCGREEVKVIEGENNRLVAIGKELIESNSLGEFIGVAKFSAEFSVAFENSLDRLIAAGGTADYFEAAIHPLMADHKVYYEDVSDLPCIEIDFIEDLEKARKLVNSDWFK, from the coding sequence ATGAAAGCTATAATTCTTGCTGCTGGTGTTTCTCGCCGGCTTTATCCACTTACCTATGAAATTCCCAAATGTCTGATCGAGGTTGGGGATAAACCTATTTTGAACCACCAGTTGGAAGCTTTAGAATCCTGCGGTATTACAGATATAATTATGGTGTTAGGTTATTATCGTGAAGCTATCATGACCCATGTTCAATCCCAATTCCCGGATATAAATTTTGAATTCGTAATCAATCACCATTATTTTGAAACAAATACGGCCTATTCACTTCGTCTCTGTAATAAGTCGCTTAATGGCAATCCTTTTGTTCTCATGAATGCTGATGTACTTTATCCAAAAGAAGTTCTGAAGCGGGTGATCAATTCAGCTTATGATACTGCATTAGCTGTTGAAATCAAACCTTGTGGCAGAGAAGAAGTAAAGGTTATTGAGGGAGAGAACAACCGTTTAGTGGCTATAGGGAAAGAATTAATTGAAAGTAATTCACTGGGTGAATTTATTGGAGTGGCAAAGTTTTCTGCTGAATTTTCAGTAGCGTTTGAAAATTCCCTAGATCGATTGATTGCAGCTGGAGGCACAGCCGATTATTTTGAAGCGGCCATTCATCCACTCATGGCTGACCACAAAGTTTATTATGAAGATGTATCAGATTTGCCATGTATTGAGATTGATTTTATCGAGGACTTGGAAAAGGCTCGTAAACTGGTTAATTCGGACTGGTTCAAATAA